Sequence from the Lysobacter capsici genome:
CGCATGTGTCCCCTCCCAGGGATAAGGCGTGATTCGGACCGCGCCGGCCGGGCCGGGTGGCGGTTGTGATCTTTATACCGCATCCGCCGGGGTATGGAAGTCGCGGCGCGGTGGAGCGCGGGCAAAAAGAAGCCCGGCTTGCGCCGGGCTTCGGGTGCTCGATGAACGGCTCAGTTGAAGTTGTATTCCAACTGCGCCGAGATCTCGCGGCCGATCGGGCTGTAGGCGCGATAGAAGTACGGATACGAGTCGTAGCCGTCGTCGCTCGGATGGAACTTGTTGAACACGTTGTTGACGAACACGGTGACCTTGGCCCGGTCGGTGATCTGCTTGCCGAGGTTCAGGTTCCACTGGAAGTACGGGGCGATGCGGCCGGTTTCCTGCCAGTTCGGCAGGCTGCCGTAGCGGGTCATGAACACGGTGGCGTTCCAGGCGTCCTTCTGCCACGACACCGAGCCGCGCACGCGGCTGCGGAAGTCGAAGTTGCCCGGATCGTCGCGCCAGTCCTTGTCGACCGGATCGGTCGCCAGCAGCTGGCGTTCGCTCTTGAGCGTGTGGGTCCAGCCCAGCTCCATGCGGTAGTCGCCGAAGCGCTGCGTGCTAAAGCGCCAGTTCATCGCCGCGTCCAGGCCGGCCACGTGCAGCAGCGACTGGTTGACCGGGCCGCTGCGGATGTTGGTCACGCGGTCGGTCAGTTCGCCCGGCGCGGCCACGCGGGTGACGCGGCTGGTGATCTCGCGGCAGAACGCCGAATCGGCGGCGAACTGGAACGGCTGGCGGGTACGGGTCAGGCCGGTGCGGCAGCCGCCCTCGTTGTCGAGGATGTAGGTGCTGCTCAGGGTGGTCACCGCGTCGTCGAGCTTGATGTCGTAGTAGTCCACCGACATCGACAGGCCGTCGGTGAGGTCCCAGACCAGGCCCGCGCCCCACGACTCGCCGGTTTCCTCGGTCAATCCCGGCTCGCCCTTGCTGGTGGCGAACATCGAGTAGTTGTAGACCGAGCCCGTGCACGACGCCGCCGTCAGGTTGGCGTTGAGGCAGCGGTAGGTGTCGAGCGGGCTGCTGAAGCTGCCGCTGCCTTCGTTGAACACGAAGTGCATGTCCGGCGCCTTGAAGCTGGTCGAGTAGTTGGCGCGCAGCAGCAGGCTGTCGAGCGGACGCCACTCCAGGCCGGCGCCCCAGGTCTTGGCGTCGTCGACCGCGGTGATGTCGTCGTACTTGTCGAAGCGGCCGGCCAGGCTGGCCTTCAACGACGGCAGGATGGGAATGCTGAACTCCAGGCCCGCGGCGTAGCGGTCGCGATCGCCGCCGCCGTTGGTGCCGGTCAGGCCGTAGGCCTCCATCACCGTGGGCAGGATGGCCGGCGGCGATTCCAGGTCGTAGCCCTGCGAGGTCAAGTCCAGCACTGCGGCGAAGCCGAGCGGGCCGGCCGGCAGGTCGAACAGTTCGCCCGACAGGGTCGCGCTGCCCTGGTTGACCCAGGACTTGGACTGGTACTTGAGGATGGTCGACATCGACTGGTACTGCGCCGGCGTCAGCGGCGTGTACAGGCGATCGAGGTTGATCCTGTAGCGCGGCGTGCCGGTGGTGTTCAGACGCGGGCCGAAGAACCAGTCGGTGACCTTCGAGCCGTCCAGGCGCGGACGGGTGCGGTCGGCGCGGTATTCGGCGCGGCCGACGGTCACGTCCCAGTCGAAGCGGTCGCCGATGGTGCCGCGCAGGCCGAAGGCGACGTCGAGCGACTTCTCGGTGAAGCGCTGGTACATCGCATCCAGGCCGCCGACTTCCGCCGGGGTGAAGATGCGCTGCATGTTCATGTTGGCGTTGAGGCCGGTGTCGAACCAGGTGGTGACCCGGCCGGTGCCGTCGATGTGCGGGCCGCTGATCGCCTCGGTGCCGCCGGACAGCTTGGACTTGGAGTAGAAGCCCTGCAGGCTGGTCCAGGCCTCGATGCCGTTGGCGAAATCGTAGGTGGCGTACAGATAACCCGACCAGTCG
This genomic interval carries:
- a CDS encoding TonB-dependent receptor plug domain-containing protein, which codes for MPHHHSGLRPSRLSRALVAAIFVSAAGAAFAQTPASVDELSTSNKKTTDIGGVVVTGSRIKRTQIEGPSPVTVISSAQIQREGFVTVFDALTTLTQNGGVTQNELNSAGGFTPNGSPVNLRGLGPGRTLLLINGRRAADYPFPYNGQSNFQNFGNIPSAAVDRIEILSGGASAIYGSDAVAGVINVVLKTNFSGDKVTLRGGTSTTGGGDFGNLQWVGGRSGDNWSVTYALEYFADEPVFAFQRDFMDSTDDNPRPVPELGVNQPSASIRLNRPGGAANSYIAPPPGACDRFGGELVPFNFRSVSAGTRAVVNLGQGCGSWKDVGYQTIANGNSDWSGYLYATYDFANGIEAWTSLQGFYSKSKLSGGTEAISGPHIDGTGRVTTWFDTGLNANMNMQRIFTPAEVGGLDAMYQRFTEKSLDVAFGLRGTIGDRFDWDVTVGRAEYRADRTRPRLDGSKVTDWFFGPRLNTTGTPRYRINLDRLYTPLTPAQYQSMSTILKYQSKSWVNQGSATLSGELFDLPAGPLGFAAVLDLTSQGYDLESPPAILPTVMEAYGLTGTNGGGDRDRYAAGLEFSIPILPSLKASLAGRFDKYDDITAVDDAKTWGAGLEWRPLDSLLLRANYSTSFKAPDMHFVFNEGSGSFSSPLDTYRCLNANLTAASCTGSVYNYSMFATSKGEPGLTEETGESWGAGLVWDLTDGLSMSVDYYDIKLDDAVTTLSSTYILDNEGGCRTGLTRTRQPFQFAADSAFCREITSRVTRVAAPGELTDRVTNIRSGPVNQSLLHVAGLDAAMNWRFSTQRFGDYRMELGWTHTLKSERQLLATDPVDKDWRDDPGNFDFRSRVRGSVSWQKDAWNATVFMTRYGSLPNWQETGRIAPYFQWNLNLGKQITDRAKVTVFVNNVFNKFHPSDDGYDSYPYFYRAYSPIGREISAQLEYNFN